GCACCTTGGTCCCCTTACGCTTCTTCGCGCCATCAAAGCCTGCGCGGTGCCCGCTTTCGGGGGTGCTTTGCAGGGTGCGGCTGTCAATGATGATCGCCGTAGGCTCCCCACTTCTGGCCTTTTCCACGCGGGAGAGCAGCCGCAGATCATGGGCCGCGTTTTGAAAGCACTCGGCCTCAAACCAGCGGTGTGCCTGTTGGCGCACCGTCTCCGCGGGCGGGAAGTCGTTGGGCAGGTAGGCCCACTGTGCCCCCGCGCGCGCCATCCAAAGCAATGCGTTGAGAACGTCTCGGATCGGGTATCTCCGCTGTCGGGCATCTGTACGACTGAGCAGGAGGTAGGGCAACAGAAACAAGTACGTGTCGTCGTCCACGTCGCTCGGGTAGCCTCGTCGCGTCACCC
This sequence is a window from Deinococcus apachensis DSM 19763. Protein-coding genes within it:
- a CDS encoding IS5 family transposase; this encodes MTRRGYPSDVDDDTYLFLLPYLLLSRTDARQRRYPIRDVLNALLWMARAGAQWAYLPNDFPPAETVRQQAHRWFEAECFQNAAHDLRLLSRVEKARSGEPTAIIIDSRTLQSTPESGHRAGFDGAKKRKGTKVHLAVDTLGHLLAVLTTPANEQDRAQVFDLCLEVQEATGVAVEVAFADQGYTGEQTALQATEAGVELVVVKRPEASKGFILLPRRWVVERSFAWLSRFRRLGRDLERLPSTLVGFHFLATCVLLCNKLKPLFA